The following are from one region of the Variovorax sp. V213 genome:
- the egtD gene encoding L-histidine N(alpha)-methyltransferase, translating into MRNPTSSSSISFAAAQHQQRQPAAPAAAAVPLSEFGREMQAGLARKPRRISPKYFYDAAGSQLFDRICELPEYYPTRTELRILGECAGEIAGQIGPGAEIVEFGAGSLTKVRLLLDALDSPRRYLPIDISGEHLEAAAERLKADYPRLAVQPIAADYTMPLVLPAPLPGAGKRVGFFPGSTIGNFEPDEALAFLQLAARMLRGGGLLIGVDLVKDPDRLHAAYNDAQGVTSAFNLNLLRRANAELDTDFDLDGFAHAAFYNAPKQRIEMHLVSLRDQMVSLNGERFGFEEGETIHTEYSHKFTVEGLRALAVKAGFRPLAVWTDPERLFSVHWLGA; encoded by the coding sequence ATGCGCAATCCAACATCTTCGTCCTCCATTTCGTTTGCCGCTGCGCAGCACCAGCAGCGCCAGCCCGCGGCGCCCGCCGCCGCGGCCGTGCCGCTCTCCGAATTCGGCCGCGAAATGCAAGCGGGCCTTGCGCGCAAGCCGCGCCGGATTTCGCCCAAGTATTTTTATGACGCGGCGGGCTCGCAGCTGTTCGACCGCATCTGCGAATTGCCCGAGTACTACCCCACGCGCACCGAGCTGCGCATCCTCGGCGAATGCGCCGGGGAGATCGCCGGGCAGATCGGTCCCGGTGCGGAAATCGTGGAGTTCGGCGCCGGCTCCCTCACCAAGGTGCGGCTGCTGCTCGATGCGCTCGATTCGCCCCGGCGCTACCTGCCCATCGACATCTCGGGCGAACACCTCGAGGCGGCCGCCGAGCGGCTGAAGGCCGACTACCCCAGGCTCGCGGTGCAGCCGATTGCGGCTGATTACACGATGCCCCTGGTGCTGCCCGCGCCATTGCCCGGCGCTGGCAAGCGCGTCGGGTTTTTTCCTGGCTCCACGATCGGAAACTTCGAACCCGACGAAGCCTTGGCGTTTCTGCAGCTGGCAGCGCGGATGCTGCGCGGCGGAGGGCTCCTGATCGGCGTCGATCTGGTGAAGGACCCGGATCGCCTGCATGCGGCATACAACGACGCGCAAGGCGTAACCTCGGCGTTCAACCTCAATCTGTTGCGGCGTGCAAATGCCGAACTGGACACCGATTTCGACCTCGACGGCTTTGCACACGCGGCGTTCTACAACGCGCCGAAGCAGCGCATCGAGATGCACCTGGTGAGCCTGCGGGACCAGATGGTTTCATTGAATGGCGAGCGGTTCGGGTTCGAGGAAGGTGAGACGATTCATACCGAGTACTCGCACAAGTTCACTGTGGAGGGGTTGCGAGCCTTGGCTGTGAAGGCGGGGTTCCGGCCTTTGGCGGTTTGGACGGATCCGGAGAGGCTTTTCAGCGTGCATTGGCTGGGGGCCTGA
- a CDS encoding MFS transporter — MRMWVARLFGTAASQMLLVAIGWHMYELTSSAWDLGLVGLYQFVPALLLALLAGHVVDRHHRGRIVAACFAVQGLVALVLLLAVLQRFDTRGLLLGLSLVLGAVRAFQMPAQQALTPLLVPPTMLPRAMAFSSAGMQGAIIGGPALGGLLFVAGMQVVYGASVLCFAVACALVLRLRYAHTPAAREPVTLATVFAGVDFIWKRKPVLGAVSLDLFAVLLGGAVALLPIYAKDILHTGPWGLGLLRGAPAVGALVMSIALTRRPIERNIGRTLLMAVGLFGLCMVVFGISRSFIVSLIALVVSGGADMVNVVIRQTLVQLETPDAMRGRVSAVNSIFIGASNQLGEFESGATAALLGPVGSVVVGGVGTMMVALGWFKLFPSLAQRDRLVVAMPAGAIK, encoded by the coding sequence ATGCGGATGTGGGTGGCGCGCCTCTTCGGCACCGCGGCCTCGCAGATGCTCCTGGTGGCCATCGGCTGGCACATGTACGAGCTCACCAGCAGTGCCTGGGACCTCGGGCTCGTGGGCCTTTACCAATTCGTTCCCGCGCTGCTGCTCGCGCTGCTGGCCGGCCACGTGGTCGACCGCCATCACCGGGGCCGCATCGTGGCGGCCTGCTTTGCGGTGCAGGGGCTGGTGGCGCTGGTGCTGCTGCTCGCGGTGTTGCAGCGCTTCGACACGCGCGGCCTGCTGCTGGGCCTCTCGCTGGTGCTGGGTGCGGTGCGGGCGTTCCAGATGCCCGCGCAGCAGGCGCTGACGCCGCTGCTGGTGCCGCCCACCATGCTGCCGCGTGCCATGGCCTTCAGCTCGGCCGGCATGCAGGGCGCGATCATCGGCGGGCCGGCGCTCGGCGGCCTTCTTTTCGTGGCCGGCATGCAGGTGGTGTACGGCGCCAGCGTGCTGTGCTTCGCGGTGGCCTGCGCGCTCGTACTGCGGCTGCGCTACGCCCATACGCCAGCCGCGCGCGAGCCGGTCACGCTGGCCACCGTGTTCGCCGGCGTCGATTTCATCTGGAAGCGCAAGCCCGTGCTTGGCGCCGTCTCGCTGGATCTTTTCGCGGTGCTCTTGGGCGGTGCGGTGGCGCTGCTGCCGATCTACGCCAAGGACATCCTGCACACGGGGCCCTGGGGGCTCGGCCTGCTGCGCGGGGCGCCGGCGGTGGGGGCGCTGGTGATGTCGATCGCGCTCACGCGCCGGCCCATCGAGCGCAACATCGGCCGCACGCTGCTGATGGCCGTGGGGCTCTTCGGGCTGTGCATGGTGGTGTTCGGAATTTCTCGCAGCTTCATCGTCTCGCTGATCGCGCTGGTGGTGTCGGGCGGCGCCGACATGGTCAACGTGGTGATCCGCCAGACCCTGGTCCAGCTCGAGACGCCCGACGCCATGCGCGGCCGCGTGAGTGCGGTCAATTCGATCTTCATCGGCGCGAGCAACCAGTTGGGCGAGTTCGAATCGGGCGCCACCGCGGCGCTCCTGGGGCCGGTGGGTTCGGTGGTGGTGGGCGGCGTGGGCACCATGATGGTGGCGCTGGGCTGGTTCAAGCTGTTTCCGTCGCTGGCGCAGCGCGACCGGCTGGTGGTCGCGATGCCGGCGGGGGCCATCAAATAG
- a CDS encoding 2Fe-2S iron-sulfur cluster-binding protein, with translation MRVRLEPSGLGFEAEAGTTLLNSAEAAGIEMPSSCRNGTCRTCICQLVSGAIRHNIEWPGLSADEKAEGWILPCVAEALGDLTIDAPKAFSVF, from the coding sequence ATGAGGGTTCGACTCGAGCCGTCGGGCCTCGGTTTCGAGGCCGAGGCCGGCACCACCCTTTTGAACTCGGCCGAGGCGGCCGGCATCGAGATGCCGAGTTCCTGCCGCAACGGCACCTGCCGCACCTGCATCTGCCAGCTGGTGTCGGGCGCCATCCGCCACAACATCGAATGGCCGGGCCTGAGCGCCGACGAAAAGGCCGAGGGGTGGATCCTGCCCTGCGTGGCCGAGGCGCTAGGCGACCTGACGATCGATGCGCCCAAGGCGTTTTCGGTCTTCTGA
- a CDS encoding 2OG-Fe dioxygenase family protein, translating to MTTAAFAPPFIQPAELPAALREQGYAVLSPQGVSDWLGVPLAQLEALHADWNDLPPDEYLKDGGRYRTRRHACFTVEGEAISQVPHRAHWQPVEYNALHGGMQRWFAPMHEATVGQPVWQRLLQRLGEASSNMRGTSAQPWFVEAHQFRIDTAGGIGRPTPEGAHRDGVDLVAVALVGRSGVKGGETRVFEANGRRGERFTMTEPWTLLLLDDARVIHESTPIQPLEEGTAGWRDTLVVTCRAQGFQGD from the coding sequence GTGACCACGGCCGCGTTCGCACCGCCGTTCATCCAGCCGGCCGAACTGCCGGCCGCCCTGCGCGAACAAGGCTATGCAGTACTGAGCCCGCAAGGCGTGAGCGACTGGCTCGGCGTGCCGCTCGCGCAGCTCGAGGCACTGCATGCCGATTGGAACGATCTTCCACCGGACGAATACCTGAAGGACGGTGGCCGCTACCGCACGAGGCGCCACGCGTGCTTCACGGTCGAGGGCGAGGCGATCTCCCAAGTGCCGCACCGTGCGCACTGGCAGCCGGTCGAATACAACGCGCTGCACGGCGGCATGCAGCGCTGGTTTGCGCCCATGCATGAGGCCACCGTGGGGCAGCCGGTGTGGCAGCGCCTGCTGCAACGCCTGGGCGAAGCGTCCAGCAACATGCGCGGCACCTCGGCGCAGCCATGGTTCGTCGAAGCGCATCAGTTCCGCATCGACACGGCGGGCGGCATCGGCCGGCCCACGCCCGAAGGCGCGCACCGCGACGGCGTCGACCTGGTGGCGGTGGCGCTGGTCGGGCGCAGCGGCGTCAAGGGCGGCGAGACGCGCGTGTTCGAAGCCAATGGGCGGCGCGGCGAGCGCTTCACCATGACCGAGCCGTGGACGCTGCTGTTGCTCGACGATGCGCGCGTGATCCACGAGTCCACGCCCATCCAGCCGCTCGAAGAGGGTACCGCCGGCTGGCGCGATACCCTTGTGGTCACTTGCCGCGCTCAGGGTTTCCAGGGGGATTGA
- the egtB gene encoding ergothioneine biosynthesis protein EgtB: MTLSRPITQAASALRDKFREVRAASLALAAPLSAEDQCIQSMPDASPTKWHLAHTTWFFETVLLQPHAVGYRAFDPRFHYLFNSYYEALGPRHPRPQRGLLTRPSVDEVHAYRSHVDEAVLALLDGDIGDQDWAAIGPIVTLGLHHEQQHQELLLTDILHALSCNPLLPAYKPASGPALRLAALPPAMRWLPRPGGVVQVGHEGPQQGFAFDNETPRHAALLQPYAIADRLVNCGDYAQFIADGGYQRPELWLSDGWAAVQAQGWRHPAYWLAADDPRLGAQQQQGGWQVFGLHGVRPMEADAPVSQLSFYEAAAYAEWAGARLPTEFEWEAAFDAPGISQMAGHVWQWTRSSYDPYPGFRPMPGIAAEYNGKFMVGQLVLRGGSVATPAGHARPSYRNFFPPAARWQFSGLRLAKDV; encoded by the coding sequence ATGACGCTTTCCCGGCCGATCACCCAGGCGGCAAGCGCATTGCGCGACAAGTTCCGCGAAGTGCGCGCCGCCAGCCTGGCACTCGCCGCGCCGCTCTCCGCCGAAGACCAGTGCATCCAGTCGATGCCCGACGCGAGCCCGACCAAATGGCACCTGGCGCACACCACGTGGTTCTTCGAGACCGTGCTGCTCCAGCCGCACGCCGTGGGCTACCGGGCCTTCGATCCCCGTTTTCATTACCTCTTCAATTCGTACTACGAGGCGCTCGGCCCGCGCCATCCGCGGCCGCAGCGGGGGCTGCTCACGCGGCCGTCGGTGGACGAGGTGCATGCCTACCGCAGCCACGTCGACGAGGCGGTGCTGGCCCTGCTCGACGGCGACATCGGCGACCAGGACTGGGCCGCCATCGGGCCCATCGTCACGCTCGGGCTGCACCACGAACAGCAGCACCAGGAGCTGCTGCTCACCGACATTCTTCATGCGCTGTCATGCAACCCGCTGCTGCCGGCCTACAAGCCTGCCTCGGGGCCCGCGCTGCGGCTCGCCGCCCTGCCGCCGGCGATGCGCTGGCTGCCCCGGCCTGGCGGCGTGGTCCAGGTGGGGCATGAAGGACCGCAGCAGGGCTTCGCCTTCGACAACGAAACCCCGCGCCACGCGGCGCTGCTGCAGCCCTATGCCATTGCCGACAGGCTGGTGAACTGCGGCGACTACGCGCAGTTCATAGCCGATGGCGGCTACCAGCGGCCCGAGCTCTGGCTGTCCGACGGCTGGGCCGCCGTGCAGGCGCAGGGCTGGCGGCATCCGGCGTACTGGCTCGCGGCGGACGACCCGCGGCTCGGAGCCCAGCAGCAACAGGGCGGCTGGCAGGTGTTCGGCCTGCACGGCGTGCGGCCCATGGAAGCCGATGCGCCGGTGTCGCAACTCAGTTTCTACGAAGCCGCCGCGTACGCCGAATGGGCCGGCGCGCGGCTGCCCACGGAGTTCGAATGGGAGGCCGCCTTCGACGCGCCCGGCATCTCGCAGATGGCCGGCCATGTCTGGCAGTGGACGCGTTCCTCCTACGACCCGTACCCCGGGTTCCGGCCCATGCCGGGCATCGCGGCCGAATACAACGGCAAGTTCATGGTGGGTCAACTGGTGTTGCGCGGTGGCAGCGTGGCCACTCCGGCCGGGCACGCGCGGCCCAGCTACCGCAACTTCTTTCCGCCGGCCGCGCGCTGGCAGTTCTCGGGGCTGCGGCTCGCGAAAGACGTCTGA
- a CDS encoding universal stress protein, giving the protein MFNHILVPIDGSETSMLAVSKASGLALAFGSRITLIHVIDNYPFIGVGADYALGQNEYLAAATASANAALARGVAALAAEGLHSDQRVIDGHVVHEGIVDTAIAIAADLIVMGSHGRSGIEKLLLGSVTQRVLQDAPMPVLVVKGG; this is encoded by the coding sequence ATGTTCAATCACATCCTGGTTCCGATCGACGGCTCCGAAACTTCCATGCTCGCGGTCAGCAAGGCCAGCGGCCTGGCGCTGGCTTTCGGGAGCCGCATCACGTTGATTCACGTGATCGACAACTATCCCTTCATCGGCGTGGGCGCGGACTACGCGCTCGGCCAGAACGAATACCTGGCGGCGGCCACCGCAAGCGCGAATGCGGCCCTGGCGCGCGGCGTTGCGGCACTTGCGGCCGAGGGCCTGCACAGCGACCAGCGCGTGATCGACGGCCACGTGGTGCACGAAGGCATCGTCGACACAGCCATTGCCATCGCGGCCGACCTGATCGTCATGGGTTCGCATGGCCGCAGCGGCATCGAGAAGCTGCTGCTCGGCAGCGTCACGCAGCGCGTGCTGCAGGATGCGCCCATGCCCGTGCTGGTGGTCAAAGGCGGCTGA
- a CDS encoding GNAT family N-acetyltransferase, producing the protein MSDYEVRPATMRDAKAVAEVHALAAKAAYEGILPEEELRVLAPASREAKWREAIEFSEPQVQVAVLDGEIVGFVGFDRSRDPKTPSTTGEIWAIYVKPEHWGKGIGVALWDAAREGLEEEGCTTVTVWVPIRNDRAMRFHELAGFKREMKTAKTTALGTVRVEEIRLKRSVA; encoded by the coding sequence ATGTCAGATTACGAAGTTCGCCCCGCCACCATGCGCGACGCCAAGGCCGTCGCCGAAGTCCACGCCCTGGCCGCCAAGGCTGCCTACGAAGGCATCCTGCCCGAAGAAGAGCTGCGCGTGCTGGCTCCCGCCTCGCGCGAAGCCAAGTGGCGCGAAGCCATCGAGTTCAGCGAGCCGCAGGTGCAGGTGGCGGTGCTTGACGGCGAGATCGTCGGCTTCGTCGGTTTCGACCGCTCGCGCGATCCCAAGACGCCGTCCACCACGGGCGAGATCTGGGCCATCTACGTCAAGCCCGAGCATTGGGGCAAGGGCATCGGCGTCGCTCTCTGGGACGCCGCGCGCGAAGGCCTCGAGGAAGAGGGCTGCACCACGGTCACCGTGTGGGTGCCCATTCGCAACGACCGCGCCATGCGCTTCCACGAGCTGGCCGGCTTCAAGCGCGAAATGAAAACCGCCAAGACCACCGCGCTCGGCACCGTGCGGGTCGAAGAAATCCGCCTCAAGCGCAGCGTCGCCTGA
- a CDS encoding PhoX family phosphatase gives MAKDFEQMEDSNPSANPTIHEVSDPTRRVFVRGGLAAAVAGLFGPLAAGTLAGCATTGSSVSSLGRAIGFKSVPMAAVDRVVVPEGYSTQVIYRWGDATGIAGRMPAFKADGSNTADEQALQAGMHHDGMAFFPLDGSNRGLLVLNHEYVDDGLLHTDGMKTWTPEKVRKSMNAHGVSVIELQREGARWSQVLPSRFARRITALTPMTLTGPAAGHPMLRTAGDPTGTQVLGTYNNCSNGQTPWGTYLTCEENFADYFEGTDTPDAHQKRWGIKKGNGAKYRWHEHEERFDVAKHPNESNRYGWVVEIDPQDPASTPRKRTALGRAAHEGAATALTSDGRAVIYMGEDSRFEYIYKFVSRDKVQPGGAAANRELLDHGTLYVGRFDVDGTGEWLPLVQGRNGLVADKGFASQGDVLIKARQASDLLGATKMDRPEWTTVDPLTKEVYCTLTNNSNRGAPGQPFMDAANPRSNNTMGQIIRWKESGDLDATRFAWNHLVLAGDPKQTRYEAQGNIKGDAFGSPDGLMVDARGVLWIETDVSTSTLGKGEYGNLPNNQMLACDPTKGEIRRFLLGPAGCEITGLTATPDLRTLFINIQHPGEPANERSDPDRPLAVSKWPDGAGRPRSATVVITKNDGGVIGT, from the coding sequence ATGGCCAAAGATTTCGAGCAGATGGAGGACTCCAACCCCTCCGCCAACCCCACGATCCACGAGGTGTCCGACCCCACGCGCCGGGTGTTCGTGCGGGGCGGCCTGGCGGCGGCCGTGGCGGGCCTTTTCGGTCCCCTGGCGGCCGGCACGCTGGCCGGTTGCGCCACCACCGGCAGTTCGGTGAGTTCGCTGGGCCGGGCCATCGGCTTCAAGAGCGTGCCCATGGCGGCTGTCGACCGGGTCGTCGTGCCCGAGGGCTACAGCACGCAGGTGATCTACCGCTGGGGCGACGCCACCGGCATCGCGGGCCGCATGCCCGCCTTCAAGGCCGATGGCTCCAACACCGCGGACGAACAGGCCCTGCAGGCCGGCATGCACCACGATGGCATGGCCTTCTTTCCGCTCGACGGATCGAACCGCGGCCTGCTGGTGCTGAACCACGAATACGTGGACGACGGCCTGCTGCACACCGACGGCATGAAGACGTGGACCCCCGAGAAGGTGCGCAAGTCCATGAACGCGCACGGCGTCTCGGTGATCGAACTGCAGCGCGAAGGCGCCAGGTGGTCTCAGGTGCTGCCTTCGCGCTTCGCGCGCCGCATCACTGCGCTCACGCCGATGACGCTGACCGGCCCCGCCGCAGGCCACCCGATGTTGCGCACCGCGGGCGATCCGACGGGCACGCAGGTGCTCGGCACCTACAACAACTGCTCGAACGGCCAGACGCCGTGGGGTACCTACCTGACCTGCGAAGAAAACTTCGCAGATTACTTCGAAGGCACCGACACGCCCGACGCGCACCAGAAGCGCTGGGGCATCAAGAAAGGCAACGGCGCCAAGTACCGCTGGCACGAGCACGAGGAGCGCTTCGACGTGGCGAAGCACCCGAACGAATCGAACCGCTACGGCTGGGTGGTCGAGATCGACCCGCAGGACCCGGCCTCGACACCGCGCAAGCGCACCGCGCTCGGCCGCGCCGCGCACGAAGGCGCCGCCACCGCGCTCACCAGCGACGGGCGCGCGGTGATCTACATGGGCGAGGACTCGCGCTTCGAATACATCTACAAGTTCGTGAGCCGCGACAAGGTGCAGCCGGGCGGCGCCGCCGCGAACCGCGAACTGCTCGACCACGGCACGCTCTATGTGGGCCGCTTCGACGTGGACGGCACCGGCGAATGGCTGCCGCTGGTGCAGGGCAGGAACGGGCTCGTCGCCGACAAGGGCTTCGCGAGCCAGGGCGACGTGCTCATCAAGGCGCGCCAGGCCAGCGACCTGCTGGGCGCGACCAAGATGGACCGCCCCGAGTGGACCACCGTCGACCCGCTGACGAAGGAGGTCTACTGCACGCTCACCAACAACAGCAACCGCGGCGCGCCGGGCCAGCCTTTCATGGACGCGGCCAATCCGCGCTCCAACAACACGATGGGCCAGATCATCCGTTGGAAGGAAAGCGGCGATCTCGATGCGACCAGGTTCGCCTGGAACCATCTCGTGCTCGCGGGCGATCCGAAGCAGACGCGCTACGAGGCGCAAGGCAATATCAAGGGGGACGCCTTCGGCAGCCCCGATGGCCTGATGGTCGACGCGCGCGGCGTGCTGTGGATCGAGACCGACGTCTCGACCTCCACGCTCGGCAAGGGCGAATACGGCAACCTGCCCAACAACCAGATGCTGGCCTGCGACCCGACCAAGGGCGAGATCCGCCGCTTCCTGCTCGGCCCGGCCGGCTGCGAGATCACGGGCCTGACGGCCACGCCGGACCTGCGCACGCTCTTCATCAACATCCAGCATCCGGGCGAGCCGGCCAACGAGCGCAGCGATCCGGACCGTCCGCTCGCGGTGTCGAAGTGGCCGGACGGCGCGGGCCGTCCGCGCTCGGCGACCGTGGTCATCACGAAGAACGACGGCGGCGTGATCGGAACCTGA
- a CDS encoding RluA family pseudouridine synthase, which produces MPDTDPIDLIYQDAHLLVLNKPAGLLCVPGRGEDKQDCLSARAMRQWPDALIVHRLDMATSGLVLMARGAAMQRALGDAFANRLVHKRYEAIVDGAMPLRDEWSVIDAPLMADWPRRPLQKVDAAGKPSLTRWRALHSSPPGEPAAATHVLLEPLTGRSHQLRVHLLSIGHPILGDALYGSAEIQARAPRLLLHASELGFMHPATQQTLRFESPPDFSLSRL; this is translated from the coding sequence ATGCCGGACACCGACCCCATCGACCTCATCTACCAGGACGCGCACCTGCTCGTGCTGAACAAGCCCGCCGGCCTGCTCTGCGTGCCCGGACGCGGCGAAGACAAGCAGGATTGTTTGAGCGCGCGCGCCATGCGGCAATGGCCCGACGCGCTGATCGTCCACCGGCTCGACATGGCCACCAGCGGACTCGTGCTGATGGCACGCGGCGCCGCCATGCAGCGTGCGCTGGGCGACGCCTTTGCCAACCGCCTGGTGCACAAGCGCTACGAGGCCATCGTGGATGGCGCGATGCCTCTGCGGGACGAATGGTCGGTCATCGATGCGCCGCTGATGGCCGACTGGCCACGGCGCCCGCTGCAGAAGGTCGACGCGGCGGGCAAGCCCAGCCTCACACGCTGGCGGGCATTGCATTCATCGCCGCCCGGCGAGCCCGCCGCTGCCACGCACGTGCTGCTGGAGCCGCTCACGGGCCGGTCGCATCAGCTGCGGGTGCATCTGCTCTCGATCGGCCATCCGATCCTGGGCGATGCGCTCTACGGCAGTGCCGAGATTCAGGCGCGCGCGCCGCGCCTGCTGCTGCATGCGAGCGAGCTGGGCTTCATGCATCCGGCGACGCAGCAGACCCTTCGATTCGAAAGCCCTCCGGACTTCTCGCTCAGCCGCCTTTGA
- a CDS encoding DUF427 domain-containing protein — translation MKATWNGVTIAESDDTVLVEGNHYFPMSSLNRDHVTFSNHKTTCHWKGTASYYSLLVNGELHTDAAWYYADPKPEAEEIRDRVAFWKDVKVSAS, via the coding sequence ATGAAAGCAACCTGGAACGGCGTCACCATCGCCGAAAGCGACGACACCGTGCTCGTCGAAGGCAACCACTATTTCCCGATGAGCTCGCTCAACCGCGACCACGTCACCTTCAGCAACCACAAGACCACCTGCCACTGGAAGGGCACAGCCAGCTACTACTCGCTGCTGGTCAACGGCGAGCTCCACACCGACGCGGCCTGGTACTACGCCGACCCGAAGCCCGAAGCCGAGGAAATCCGCGACCGCGTGGCGTTCTGGAAAGACGTGAAAGTCAGCGCGTCGTGA
- a CDS encoding NAD(P)/FAD-dependent oxidoreductase: protein MQTNNASARPRVVIVGCGFGGLEAARKLEGADVDVTVIEKTNHHLFQPLLYQVATAGLAAPSIAAPVRALFRQQPRITTLLGEVSAIDTSARAVQLANGNRVPYDHLIVAAGATHSYFGHDEWAPVAPGLKTLADAFEIRRRVLMSFEAAETATDPARRRALLTFAVIGAGPTGVEMAGTLAEIAKHTLSGEFRHIDPGSAQVLLIEGGPRVLQAMPENLSQKALEQLEKLGVEVRLNARVTAIDATGLEVQSGGGADGAPATGYRIDTSCVVWAAGVAASPLGRMLGEATGVECDRAGRIKVEPDLSLAGRPEISVVGDLAAALSHAPGKPPKPVPGVSPGAKQMGRAAAANILRRIKGEPTVPFRYRDYGNLATIGRNSAVVDLGTPFGPLRFSGRLAWLFWLFAHAYFLIGFRNRVVVMMDWASAYWSFQRNARVVADVQGKSES, encoded by the coding sequence ATGCAAACGAACAACGCCTCCGCCCGCCCCCGTGTCGTCATCGTCGGCTGCGGATTCGGCGGGCTCGAAGCCGCCCGCAAGCTCGAAGGCGCCGACGTGGACGTGACGGTGATCGAGAAGACCAACCACCACCTGTTCCAGCCCTTGCTCTACCAGGTGGCGACCGCCGGGCTGGCCGCACCGTCGATTGCGGCGCCGGTGCGCGCCCTGTTCCGCCAGCAGCCGCGCATCACCACGCTGCTCGGCGAAGTGAGCGCCATCGATACCTCGGCGCGCGCGGTGCAGCTGGCCAACGGCAACCGCGTTCCGTACGACCACCTGATCGTCGCGGCGGGTGCCACCCACAGCTACTTCGGCCACGACGAATGGGCGCCCGTCGCGCCCGGCCTCAAGACGCTGGCCGACGCCTTCGAGATCCGCCGCCGCGTGCTGATGTCGTTCGAGGCGGCCGAAACCGCCACCGACCCGGCGCGCCGCCGCGCCCTGCTCACCTTCGCGGTCATCGGCGCCGGGCCGACCGGCGTCGAAATGGCCGGCACCCTGGCCGAAATTGCCAAGCACACGCTCTCCGGCGAGTTTCGCCACATCGACCCCGGGAGCGCGCAGGTGCTGCTGATCGAAGGCGGCCCGCGCGTGCTGCAGGCCATGCCCGAAAACCTGAGCCAGAAAGCACTGGAACAACTGGAAAAACTCGGCGTCGAGGTGCGGCTCAATGCGCGCGTCACGGCCATCGACGCCACCGGGCTCGAAGTGCAATCAGGCGGCGGTGCGGACGGCGCGCCGGCCACCGGCTACCGTATCGACACCAGCTGCGTGGTGTGGGCGGCGGGTGTCGCCGCGTCTCCGCTGGGCCGCATGCTGGGCGAAGCGACCGGTGTCGAGTGCGACCGCGCCGGCCGCATCAAGGTCGAGCCCGATCTGAGCCTGGCCGGCCGTCCCGAGATCAGCGTGGTGGGCGACCTTGCGGCGGCCCTGAGCCACGCGCCCGGCAAGCCGCCCAAGCCCGTGCCCGGCGTGTCGCCCGGCGCAAAGCAGATGGGCCGCGCGGCGGCCGCGAACATTCTGCGCCGCATCAAAGGCGAGCCGACCGTGCCCTTCCGCTACCGCGACTACGGCAACCTGGCCACCATCGGCCGCAACTCCGCCGTGGTGGACCTGGGCACGCCCTTCGGACCGCTGCGCTTCAGCGGCCGCCTGGCATGGCTCTTCTGGCTGTTCGCCCACGCCTACTTCCTCATCGGCTTCCGCAACCGCGTCGTGGTGATGATGGACTGGGCCAGCGCCTACTGGAGCTTCCAGCGCAATGCACGTGTGGTGGCCGACGTGCAGGGCAAGAGCGAGTCGTAG
- a CDS encoding VF530 family DNA-binding protein, with translation MTDEAPAGPAAAPAKPAQPRNPLHGLTLEAIVTALADHYGWEQLGELVPIRCFAIDPSVGSSLKFLRKTPWAREKVESLYLFMLREQRREQQQQQQQQQPQR, from the coding sequence GTGACCGACGAGGCACCCGCCGGGCCGGCAGCGGCACCCGCCAAGCCGGCCCAGCCCCGCAACCCGCTGCACGGGCTCACGCTGGAGGCCATCGTGACGGCGCTGGCCGATCACTACGGCTGGGAGCAGCTCGGCGAGCTGGTTCCCATCCGCTGCTTCGCGATCGACCCGAGCGTGGGCTCCAGCCTCAAGTTCCTGCGCAAGACGCCATGGGCGCGCGAGAAGGTCGAGAGCCTTTATCTCTTCATGCTGCGCGAACAGCGCCGCGAGCAGCAACAGCAACAGCAGCAGCAGCAGCCCCAGCGATGA